Genomic window (Alnus glutinosa chromosome 9, dhAlnGlut1.1, whole genome shotgun sequence):
TATGATCAATTGGATTAACTGCAGCGTTAAAATCCATTTCCACTTCCGAAATTGATTAAAACGTAACTGATACCCCAATCTGATTGCAAACTGATGTGTGTATCTACAATCAAGAACTAATGTGATTActtcaaaatttaataactttgacctttcaagaaaataattagTAGCCCATATTCTCCAAAAAGCAATTCCATCAGCTCCCAAGTCCCAACACCCAATAACCCAGTGTCCTAAATACACTCAATCATTGTCTGGAATGGCCCTGAAAGCTATCAAAAGGTTCAAtgaaactgaaaaatataagattataaGCCACAACCAGAAAATGGGAATTGCTTATAATTTGCAAGCAGGAACTTCAACGACAAGAATCCAAAAGCTCACCGAGAATTAAAGAGTCAGAACCCATAAAAACATTAGCCCTAAACAAAGACTCCCCGATTAAATTACACAGTaaagacagagacagagagtaCTGACTTGGGTCGCGAACAGAGGCCCTCACAGCGTAACCACGCTGGAGAAGAAACTTGACGAGCCATGAAGCTATGTAGCCGGACGCACCGGTAACGCACGCGATCTTCCCTGCTCCACTgctcattttcttctctatcCGATCTTCTCTTATTACTCGGATTCTGTTTACTGTTGGGATTCTGTTTACTGTTtgagaatatatttcctatattcaatataggaaatatattatattaatattttatattttatattttatattacgatatttttttttataaggtcGATTGTAATTAAGTTTAATAATGTCATCCTTACTTATctcaattttcttataaatatgagTATATGAAAATTCTCATgtctccattttattattttcgcaTTTTATCTTCAGTTTTTCAttagattatattatatttcattgtatcagagctataggccAACACCAGTGTTAGATCCAGTGGTCTTGTAGATTTTTCGTTTTCgtgtatttcatttttctcttatgctccgtttgtttcagtgtaaaatgatttccggaaaatgatttcgatattttacggtgtttggtaggggcgaaaataacggtcaacgaaaatcattttcggtttgaccgtaaaaccttctttaatttttggaaaacgatttacggtttttaaaaccgtaaatcgttttccaaaattatattcttcgtccttacacgcacgtttaatatctgactgtccaaattctacaatagtcggtcgttcgaaaataggcgGCACCGGtatccggcatcatcaagtcactggaataatgccggcgtcggaatccgaccaccggaatcctgccggctgccggaatccggccgccGGAATACCGCcagccgccggaatccggttgcCGGAACACCGCcagccgccggaatccggccatggacagaaacctGCCGGAACcaggcctgatctgaccggatccggccactgatccggccggatctggccgaaatggccgggatccggccggatctgaccggatccggccactgaccccaccggatccggccaaaatggccggaatccggcgggatctgaccggatccggctactgatccggccggatctggcccaaatggccggaatccggcgggatctgaccggatccggccactgatctgctgagatccggccaaaatgaccggatcatgccggatctgaccgggccaggaggtgtcctgccggaatccggcaattttggccggatccgaccaaacatgttcgccggattccggcgacggcgaccggtcgtcgccggattccggtgacagttgcattttcacttttcgtaattttttcgtgggaaccaaacgccgaaaaatattttcgagaaaataatttcttttgaaattgatttcgtcgaaaatattttacgacggaaaccattttacgtcgaaacaaacggagcattagtaaTCAATATTTTGCAAATGTCCTCACCATAGATCTTGCATAGtatatgaccaaaaaaaaaaaaaattcatcacaATTCTCTCtatgtgcgattttttttttgtaggctgAAATTTCAGCGTCAAAATCGCACAAAGTCGTGGATATCTCAGGCATAGCTTTCTGACTGGTTCTGTGCTTATTCGGCGCTGCAATCGATGGCCACTTTGCCAAGCCATCTGTCTCGATTGGTCCCAGCAAGGTTTGGATTCTGGGTTATAGAGATTCCAAAGCTTTCATGAGACCCAGAAAGTCATATGGGGCTTTGATAATGAATTATGGTTTTACGATAACAATGCCAACATCTCCGACGGTCACATCAAGTCAGCTTTGTCCTCTACTTAACACATCTCTTATTTTGCCAAACCAAAGTGTACAGGTTGGAGACCATGGCCTAGGTCTTTACTCTGTCGACGTagatcatagaccgaaccacataaaatttttttatctcCATTCTATTATTTTCGCATTTAATCTTTCAGTTTTTCATTGGATTAAGTTATCTTTCATTTACGTTTTGGAATTTGCCTTTTGCTTTTTATATAGGCATTATCATCATGCCACCTACGTATGTGTTTTAAGTAGGTTTTGATGTCGGcgaattaaacaaataaatatatggtggagttttgagttttcaaccccccccccccccccgacaAGCCGATGCGGGAAGCCATTGCTTCACTTGAGAATTATAAAAGAACCACTACGTTGGTCGTTGGTCGTTGGTCGTTGGTCGTGGAGGGACCAGATCGAGACACAACAAGGAGGTCAAACAATTACCTGCACCCCGCCTCCTCCCGGGATTGTTAAAGTCAATTAATTGGATGCTGCGATTAACCATAAAAATGGGCTTATTAACCAAGTCATTTGCATGGACCCTTCTATGGCCGAGGCATAGGCAGCATTACAGGCAGTGTTATTGAGTTAAAAAATAGGgctatttgattttatattagAAGGCGGTGTACTGCAAATAGTCAAAGCGATTACCATGGATCTTTTAATTGGAGCAGGTTTGAACATTTTATGGAGGGAATCAACAAAATAAGCGAGGTCACATCGTTCATTTAGCGTGGCACATATAAAGAGAAAAGCTAATTCAGCGGTGCACACTCTAGCCAAAACAACTGTCGCTTAAGTCATAAATTCTATTTGGTTGGAAGAAGTCTTATCTTTCCTATCTGATATTGTTTGAAGGGAATCTGTTGTCCCTACCTTTTAACCCAATGAGGGGTTTTTAtgattattaattaaaagtgatttttctgttcaaaaaataaaaaataaaaaacaagtgtGTTACAGCATTGCTCTATAAGCTATTTGAAGCTAAAGctatttttttgtgtgttttttgtATACAAAATGTTAGTGGGATAAAAGTTCCAAATTCAAATGCTTCATCCCGGAATATAAAACTAGATAAGACTACGGAAAAATGGTTCCACTCTCTtgggttttttaaaattaattttgatacagcCATTCGCAATATCTTCTCAATTCGAGTAGCTGGGTGCGGTAACTCTATCAGTCAAATTGTCCATGCCATCTCCCAGATTGGTCTAAAAATGTGACCCAAATCATGGGAGAGCTTTGCCAGCTAACTGGTTATTCAACTGACCAAATCCTTGAAGCTCAATTCCTTCATTCTGGAAGGCGATTCTCTTGTGGTCAGTTTGGCTCTTCAGCAGCCGTTGATTACCTTGGACTGACAGATCTCTCCCATCATCTAAAACACCATCTCTCTTATTCATCCTTTTTCTacttggaaagctaagaaaattGACCAAAGTGCTAACTTTTCTACTCACCATGTGAGGCTGTAATTAACAATATTAATAACACCACTCAACATTAAACGAGATTAAAGAAAATCAGTGATATTATTACATTCATCATCAACTCATCCTGATTACATACTCAAAAACTCACACTTCTAATAATCATCCACACTAAAAATGAGTAGTTTTGAAACCTATCAAGGAGAAAAATGCAAAGCATTCTGTTCTTTTCCTGCAAGCTTTAGTGTGCTACGACACAACCAAAAACCTCATCAGCAGCATTTATTTATTGGAAAGAGCCTCATGGGGCTACCAAACTTAAAAACTGACAAAGTTCTTCTCCTTCAAGCTTTCAACAGTATCCTTGAGGCTGACCTCAAAAGGGGTGAATTCAATACCCAAGCTTTTTGCCCTTTCTTTGGACACCTGATATGTTGGCACAAACGGCTTATCATCCGCACACCTGTCAAGGTTAtttggaaaaacaaaataaaaaaaattaagatggaAATTTtatgtaaagaaaataaaaagtgggGGAAAGGAGGAAACAAGCCATTTTGGTTTCATGGTTATTCTCAAAAGAGTTTGAATTTGTGACACATGTTGTCCAAATGCATATTAAAACTTTGCTAGTGTTAAGCctccttttgttttaatttgagttttatttttttcttttattttttaattttttaacttgagggcatttaaataaatttagtttttaaattcaGCCTATTTTTATCATTTCATGTCTAAAAAAATCACGTGTATGGCATGTGATCAATATCCCGTCCCTTCTACCAATTTTGGTTAAAGAAATGGGTTTCGTGCCAACGATTGATATTTGAAGGAGGTTGAGTGTGACAAGTGGCAGTTCATGAGGGCAATGTGTAAATGAGTGGTAGTTGAAGGGGGCTATAAGTAATTAACCCATAaccaaaagaagaaggaaaaaaaaaaaaatatatatatatatatatatatatatatatatatatatatatatagctagtccccatgttaaatcaccaaacCATGTCATACATACAGGAATGTGCAATTGGAGCGATACTGCTAATGTAAAGTATTACTCAAATATTATATCTTGAAATTACAGGGAAATAAACACTTACTTCTCTGGAAGTCGTAAAGACGGATAAAGCTCACGTAAAGTCCTCACAACTTCAGAATAGTGTGCAACCCTCCCAACCACACAATATCTGCCACTAGCGGAAGGGATTTCATATGCTTGAATATGTGCTTTGGCAACATCTCTGACATCAACCCATCCAAATGTTAGATTGGGAAACACCTGTGCTCCTGCACCAAATAAAGAACAAGAGAGATCAAATAAAAAGCAAGAAAAGATACAAAAATTTCTGGGAATGGAAACTTTAGTGTATCATATTACAATAAGTACCTTAAACAAGTAGGGATCATATCATTATTTCAGAATAAAGTACCACAGACAAGACACACAAATACACACGCTCACACGGTAATATTTGTGCAAAGGCCCAAAGGGGCATAAAACGCTAGCATCAAGCTGCTTGGTTAACATCCTGATTCAGCAGAAATAGAAACATGATGTTTTGTACTCTACAACCTTCCCTAAATGAGTTATCAAATACACCTCTCATTACCATTTGAAACATGCTCTTGTTAAAAGGTTGTTAGTCAAGATCTACTTATAGAGATGAATCATAAATTAGGATTTACAATCAGTATAGTAAAGAACAAATACCATTTAATAAGTTGGAAATCACAGCAGCACTTGTGTTTAGTGTCGGCTGTAAGAGAGGACCAATCACCATTGATGGGTTAATTGCAACCAAGTCAATACCCTTCTCTTTTGCAAACTTCCAGGCAGCTTCTTCAGCCAATGTCTTTGAAACCACATACCATTGCTGGGAAAAAATAGAGTCAAGATTAGCACCCAGAAACATAAATGAACTGCTGAATATATGATAGTCATTAGTAGCATGGTTCCCTGTTTTATAAGTGACCATAGAAGGGCATTGACTTTAACAAAGCACTAATGGCTGAGCATGCAGAGACTGACTGGTGCAGAGTGCTCCCTCACTAAAATAATCTATTGCTTCCATGAAGAGTATAAATTAACCACATGTTTTGAGTTAAAGCTGCATCATGATGACAGACAGCACTAGTCATAATCACTTGGAAGAACATGACAATCTTCAGTATGATGTTGCAGTAAACCATTACAGGGGCCAAGCTATCCAATTACTGATGTGGGAGCTGGAACCAATGGAGCATAACCTAAGATTCAGATTAATTTTAGGGAGTGAGCTCATGCATGTGTAGAAACGAAATACTCTCATACCTGATTGCATAAGTATCTCTATATTATTTACTTCTGTAGACCAGTGTTCCAAGTTTTCTTGCAaaacttttcaataaaagaTCAGTTCTCCTGATACTACGAGGTCATGAGCAGAAGCAAGACTTAATCCAGTCCCTAAGGATAACACTTCAAGGAAACCATTTGGCTTCAACCACAAATTCTCTTTTAACTCACGACATGTCTGTTAAACAAGGTTGCTTTTGATGCTACTATCCCTTCGCAAAGGTTGCTACAGCCATAAGAAATAAGAGGATTCTATTGGTGGGCTGGAAATAGGGTCGCTAATGGTACTAACCTCACCCCCTTTAGAACAAATTCCCTCCAACCAAGACCTACTCTAACTTTCAAGTACTGCATTCACAATTCAGTACCATCAAAAGGaactcccctcccctccccctccccctccccccctttcttcctcctcttctctcCTTCCCCTTTTGCCCTAAAAGAAGAAAGGCATATATGAGTCATATACAGGAAATAATCTGCAGATTAATACATGGCAAGTACCGATAGCCTAACAAGCTACCATTCTTTGCTCTTCCACTCTTCCCAAATTCCATCCCTTCCTTTATTATTCTAGTTCAACAACAGACAAGCTTCCATtactttataaataaaatatttacaaaCACGTGCATTTTCGGATTTTGTGTTTTAGACCTTAGTTTTCAATTTGGCCAACTTAATACTTAAGTTTACAATGAGTTTAAATCTAAGACCTCTAGCTATTTTTCCCAAAGTTAAATAACGAAAATGACTTGAAAACACTATTATgcccttttcattaaaaaaataaaaaaacaaaacaaaaagaatatatCAATATATCTAATGGGGtggctgcgagccaccccctctCTTGGGGATGGCCGTGAGTGACCCCATGCAAAGGCAACCACCCCCAATAGAGGGAACAAAGGTGCCCTGGTCACGAGCCACCCCAgtcttctatttttattttaaaaaaaaaaatcaaaatgaatgACATATTAGTATATTaacatcatttttatttatttattagaaaaaaaatagttagaggTCTTAGATTTAAAATCTTCATAAACTCGTGTATTAAATtcgccaattttttttttttttggataggaaagtagaaaaatttataaaaaacgtAAAGGTGCCCCAAAGAATACTGGAGGAATAAGGACacaaaaacaggaaaaagaaagaaaaaagaaaaaacaccgacaaaacccaaaaacagaagGAAACACAAATACCCCAACAagaaccagcccacaaaacctaGAGACCATTACACCACAGCAAGGGCACTCTTGCCTTTGCCCCAGCTAGAACAAAAACCCTTAGCATTATAATTAATTGAGCCCTCTAAATTTTTCACCTCTCTACTCCCTTTAACTTAGGAGTGGAAACTGAAACCTCTTGATGCTGCGCCACATCAATTTGAGCCAATAAATCCAAAAAGCCCTTCACGTTCCCCTCATGGGAGACCCCCAGAGTCTGGAAACAGAAACCAACATCTATCGTGGCCCCAGGAGAACCACCAAGGCACCAACCTCTTCAAAAACATCTCTTCtcgaagattcacccacctctAAGGAAGACAACAACAGAGTAGGGTCCCCAAGCCTTGGCAAGGCACTAACGCCCCTCATCTTCACACCCACAGACTTACCTACAAGTTTAAATTTTAACTCACAATATTTTCAACAATGATGAATTAAAATAATTGCACTCATCTACTAAGTTGCACACCCCGTCTCTGAGAAGTCGATGCTTATTGGACACACAACTCATCTCAACTAGtacacaaaatgacaaaggaaatAACCATTAATTTTTACTCCAAACCAAATTGTTTGTCCACTAGAAAATCCAACTTTGCAAGGAGATATCATTTAATGCAATGTCTTTGACTTTTCAAATATAGTGAAGGATAAGATAGAAGAGTATCTAAAAATTGTGTCAATTGAGTTTTCAAAGTACACAACATTTTGGGACATTCCAAAATAGGATAAGGGAAAAACAATATGAGATGAACAGAGCATATATAAGAACTCAAAAAATACGAAACTAAAAGTAGTTTAAGTTTATATTTAAATCACTGCAATATTATGGGCTATGATTCAAATGCAACaccatatttattttcaaaaagaatgaagaGTAGTAGCCCAACATACATTTGCTTGCTTACAAACTTCTGGATCAGAAAACCAAGTCTCATCAACAACCACATCAGGAGTTCGAGGCCTTCCATTGTATGCAACTGCAGCTATAGAAGATGTCAAAACTACCCGCTTGACAGATGGAGATTTTGCACACGAATTAAGAACATTAAGTGTTCCCTTTATTGCAGGATCAAGTAGCTCTGCCTGAACGGTTAGGGAAAAGTTAAGTCATTACTCATAATCAttagggttaaaaaaaaaaaaaaaaagcagcaacGACTACCATTAGCAAAGACAAGAAAGTCATTTgcttttttataaacaaaattcaGTATAATTTCATGGTATCACATTCAAAAAGTAGTTGACTATATTAACATCATTGTTCTTTAGTAGGAAATCGGCGTTCTTAACTAGGAATCAAAATCCCAAGCAGCATTTTGATAGTAGTTATTAAATGAAACAAGAACAGCATTCTGATAGAAATAGCAAGACTGTTGACATTATTAAAAGTATAAATGCGAAACGCGCAGTTACACGAGCTATGCTTCACAAGGTTATGACAGGCCATTACACAAGCCATATTTCACAAGGTTTGTGACTAGTATTACATCACTTAAACTTTTCTCCATTCTAATCTGTGGCTGGACATCCATGTAGTTCATAGGAATCTGTTCTTTCCAGTCCAATTCATAATTTACATCTTTATACAGTTTTTgcacaaagaagaaacaaaggtaTTTGGCACTGCAATCCTATCCTACAGAACTTTGTTACCCATCTCCAATGCAATCACAAAATCACCATATTTATGATTGCTACAGGAACCATATCTATGATCTATCAAAAGTACATCATTTGCTATTTAAAGCCATTTCATGAATTATGCCCTCCACCTCTCAAAAGCTCAAGTTTGGGCTATATTCCAACTTTGGTACATTTTTCTAGCAGGAGACCTAAAGGCACTATTGAACATGAACTGGTGGTAAAAGTAGGGGGTGAAAGAATATGTTACAAAAAACTCATGGACTGGAAGTTTTGAAGAGGAAAAACATCACATTTTGACAGCCTACAAAATATTTCCTACCCAATGCCCTTATCCATGTGTCTTTGAAAGAGTAATTAGAGGCTCAAGTAAATTATACATACAAAGTATAATTAAGTCAGACAACACAAGTCTTAGAAAGAAATCAGAATATGTTATAGTAAAACATGCCTCACATACACCTTGTAGTAGAGTGATTAAgaaaaactggaaaaaaaaaaaacatttcataagAAATGGTGGCATAACAACTTTGATGCAATAATAATTGagatatagaaataaaaaagcaaatggctagagtttaaaaaaaaataaaaaataaaaaaatccttctTAAAGTTGTTTTAGTAATTTGTTAACTTGGTTGCCTTTGTATTGACAACGGTACAAAAAGCAACTTCCAAAACAAAGAATGGTGCAGTAAATCATCTCTGAGACCCCTATTACCTGCTTCTCATCTAGATGAATAGACAAAAGGTCAATCGGTACACTCATTACATGATGTCTCGATCCCCTATTTCTGAAGAAAGACATTCTGAAAGACACTATCATGGCCTCTTTAACAAACTCATTGTTCAAATCACCTCTTT
Coding sequences:
- the LOC133878699 gene encoding phenylacetaldehyde reductase-like, whose amino-acid sequence is MSSGAGKIVCVTGASGYIASWLVKFLLQRGYAVRASVRDPNDPKKTNHLLELDGAKERLHLFKANLLEEGSFNSAIEGCECVFHTASPFYNDAKDPQAELLDPAIKGTLNVLNSCAKSPSVKRVVLTSSIAAVAYNGRPRTPDVVVDETWFSDPEVCKQANQWYVVSKTLAEEAAWKFAKEKGIDLVAINPSMVIGPLLQPTLNTSAAVISNLLNGAQVFPNLTFGWVDVRDVAKAHIQAYEIPSASGRYCVVGRVAHYSEVVRTLRELYPSLRLPEKCADDKPFVPTYQVSKERAKSLGIEFTPFEVSLKDTVESLKEKNFVSF